Proteins from one Gimesia maris genomic window:
- the truB gene encoding tRNA pseudouridine(55) synthase TruB, protein MSSKKSGADLKISGLLNINKPQDITSRQVVDQVQKLIKPARVGHAGTLDPLATGVLVLCTGSNTRLIRLVQQQPKEYIGEFLLGKRSDTDDITGEISETADCRQVTLPELETCLPAFEGRIQQIPPQYSAVHINGRRAYDLARRGKSFEIQPREVDVYEIELLDFSFPRFQLRIVCGSGTYIRSIGRDLGEQLGVGATMSALTRTRIGPFTLDSAMELDEELSLGTIADNIQPAILAVEQLPHYHCNERELLSLSQGQKLKCKPEYFPATHEIIEVAVISPQTELVAIADWEPEAHQLSPRQVFHPAPNN, encoded by the coding sequence ATGAGTTCCAAAAAATCTGGCGCAGATTTGAAAATATCGGGTCTGCTGAATATCAATAAACCACAGGACATCACTTCGCGGCAGGTTGTCGATCAGGTCCAGAAGCTGATTAAACCAGCCCGAGTGGGTCATGCGGGAACCCTGGATCCACTCGCGACGGGGGTACTGGTTCTGTGTACTGGTTCGAACACGCGGTTGATTCGCCTTGTCCAGCAGCAACCGAAAGAATATATCGGTGAATTTCTTCTGGGAAAACGCAGTGATACTGATGACATCACTGGTGAAATCAGCGAGACAGCTGACTGTCGACAGGTAACTCTGCCGGAGTTGGAAACCTGTCTGCCTGCATTCGAGGGAAGGATTCAACAGATTCCGCCCCAGTATTCCGCCGTTCATATTAACGGTCGCCGGGCTTACGATCTGGCACGACGTGGTAAATCGTTTGAAATTCAACCCCGTGAAGTTGATGTTTACGAAATCGAATTACTGGACTTTTCATTTCCCCGGTTTCAATTGCGCATCGTGTGTGGCTCGGGAACCTATATTCGTTCCATTGGTCGCGACCTGGGCGAACAATTAGGGGTGGGTGCCACGATGTCGGCACTGACGCGTACCCGTATTGGCCCCTTCACACTGGATTCAGCAATGGAACTGGATGAAGAACTTTCTCTCGGCACGATTGCTGACAATATACAACCGGCGATACTCGCTGTGGAACAACTGCCACACTACCACTGCAATGAACGGGAACTCCTCTCACTCAGCCAGGGACAAAAGTTGAAATGTAAACCAGAATATTTTCCAGCAACACACGAGATCATTGAAGTGGCTGTGATCAGCCCTCAGACCGAACTGGTAGCAATTGCCGACTGGGAGCCGGAAGCGCATCAGTTGTCCCCACGGCAGGTTTTCCACCCCGCACCTAATAATTAG
- a CDS encoding CTP synthase has protein sequence MTKHIFVTGGVVSSLGKGLTSASIGLLLEQRGLKVRMQKLDPYINIDPGTMNPYEHGEVYVLDDGSETDLDLGHYERFTNSPLSRKSNYTTGQIYQRVIEKERRGEYLGATVQVIPHITDEIKESVYNLASSDVDVVITELGGTVGDIEGLPFLEAIRQIPLDIGKENCLFIHLTLVPYIKAAGEMKTKPTQHSVGLLRQIGIQPDVLIVRTERPMDKDHADKIALFCNVEKGAVIEEVDTEYSIYEVPQGLADDGLDKLIVKKLQIDAEPLDLSNWRTLLNRVKNPEHEVTIAVVGKYIDHKDAYKSIYESLFHAGFHHSTRILLKRIEAEEVERQGTEALLSNVDGILVPGGFGKRGIEGKIASVKFARENKIPYFGICLGMQCAVIEFARNVLGLPDAHSTEFNSESSAPVICLLEEQKEITEKGGTMRLGAQDCIISRDSHAHTCYGADSISERHRHRYEFNPEYRKQMIDAGMIPTGTSPNGNLVEIVEIPDHPWYLAVQFHPEFKSKPVSPHPLFAGFVGAALNYHQQKVRVSV, from the coding sequence ATCACTAAACACATTTTTGTTACAGGCGGAGTAGTCAGTTCCCTGGGTAAAGGCCTGACTTCGGCGTCTATTGGACTTTTGCTGGAACAGCGCGGCTTAAAAGTCCGCATGCAGAAGCTCGACCCTTATATCAACATTGACCCGGGAACAATGAACCCCTACGAACATGGCGAGGTTTATGTTCTCGATGATGGCTCAGAGACAGACCTCGACCTGGGACATTACGAGCGATTCACAAACAGCCCACTCTCACGGAAATCGAATTACACAACCGGTCAGATTTATCAGCGTGTGATTGAAAAAGAACGTCGTGGCGAATACCTGGGAGCGACCGTACAGGTTATCCCTCATATCACGGACGAAATCAAAGAGTCAGTTTATAACCTGGCCAGTTCTGATGTCGATGTCGTGATTACAGAACTGGGAGGAACGGTCGGGGATATTGAAGGTCTCCCCTTCCTGGAAGCAATTCGCCAGATCCCTCTGGATATCGGCAAGGAAAACTGCCTGTTTATCCACCTGACTCTGGTCCCCTACATCAAAGCCGCCGGGGAAATGAAAACGAAACCGACACAGCATAGTGTCGGCCTGCTTCGTCAAATTGGTATCCAACCCGATGTACTGATTGTCCGCACAGAGCGTCCAATGGATAAAGACCATGCTGACAAAATCGCGTTGTTCTGTAACGTCGAAAAAGGGGCCGTGATTGAAGAAGTCGATACGGAGTATTCGATTTACGAAGTCCCACAGGGACTAGCCGACGATGGACTCGACAAACTGATCGTTAAAAAACTCCAGATCGATGCGGAACCACTCGACCTGTCCAACTGGCGTACCCTGTTGAACCGCGTCAAGAATCCGGAACATGAAGTCACGATTGCAGTAGTCGGTAAATACATCGATCATAAAGATGCTTACAAATCGATCTATGAATCCCTGTTTCATGCCGGCTTCCATCATTCCACACGCATCCTGCTCAAGCGGATTGAAGCGGAGGAAGTTGAACGCCAGGGTACTGAAGCGTTACTGTCTAATGTTGACGGAATTCTGGTCCCGGGAGGCTTTGGCAAACGTGGCATCGAAGGAAAGATTGCCTCTGTTAAGTTTGCCCGCGAAAACAAAATACCCTACTTTGGTATCTGCCTGGGAATGCAATGTGCCGTCATTGAGTTTGCCCGAAATGTTCTGGGACTGCCCGACGCACATAGTACAGAATTTAACAGTGAATCAAGTGCCCCTGTCATCTGTCTGCTGGAAGAGCAGAAAGAGATTACAGAAAAGGGAGGCACAATGCGGCTGGGAGCCCAGGACTGCATCATCTCCAGAGACTCGCATGCTCATACCTGCTACGGAGCTGACTCCATCAGCGAGCGGCATCGCCATCGCTATGAATTCAATCCTGAATATCGCAAACAAATGATTGACGCCGGGATGATTCCAACCGGAACCAGCCCCAATGGCAATCTGGTAGAAATTGTTGAAATTCCGGACCATCCCTGGTATCTGGCCGTGCAGTTCCATCCGGAATTCAAATCGAAACCAGTCAGCCCGCATCCTCTGTTTGCAGGTTTTGTTGGTGCCGCTTTGAATTATCATCAACAGAAAGTTCGGGTCTCGGTCTGA
- a CDS encoding Maf family protein, producing MKLILASTSPYRAQQLKRIGLDFETCDPNVDEDLFKQAGFTPDTLAEVLALEKAKTVAQQHPQAVVIGGDQLVSFENRILGKPGSEELAIEQLLSMQGRTHLLITAIAVIGPDFLETHINQTTLKMRDLSRPAVERYVRFDQPLNCAGAYKLESQGITLFEEIQSTDHSAITGIPLIALTSLLITAGITIP from the coding sequence ATGAAACTCATTCTGGCCAGCACTTCACCGTATCGTGCTCAACAACTGAAACGTATCGGATTAGATTTTGAGACGTGTGATCCCAACGTGGATGAAGACCTGTTTAAACAGGCCGGATTCACTCCTGATACACTGGCTGAAGTACTGGCTTTGGAAAAAGCAAAAACGGTGGCGCAACAACACCCTCAGGCGGTGGTCATTGGTGGTGACCAGTTGGTTTCGTTTGAAAATCGGATTCTGGGAAAACCTGGTTCAGAGGAACTTGCGATAGAGCAATTGCTGTCCATGCAGGGACGAACACACCTGCTGATCACTGCGATTGCGGTGATCGGGCCCGATTTTTTAGAGACGCACATTAATCAGACCACTCTCAAAATGAGAGATCTCAGTCGACCTGCCGTTGAACGTTATGTCCGCTTCGATCAACCCCTTAATTGTGCGGGAGCATATAAACTTGAGAGCCAGGGAATCACATTGTTCGAAGAGATTCAGTCGACGGATCATTCCGCGATTACTGGAATCCCATTGATTGCTTTGACCTCGTTGTTGATCACAGCCGGCATCACGATTCCCTGA